The Antarcticibacterium sp. 1MA-6-2 genome has a window encoding:
- a CDS encoding sugar porter family MFS transporter yields the protein MQSKILAWSITAALAGFLFGFDTVVISGADKALQTLWGTSDAFHGSVVMAMALWGTVIGAIFGGFPTNKFGRKNTLIIIGVLYIVSAVGSALANDPVSFAVFRFVGGLGVGASTIAAPTYVSEIAPQKYRGRLVSLYQFNIVLGILIAFLSNYLLRNTGEEPWRWMLGVEAIPAIIYTLFIFMVPRSPRWLISKSWNAEAEKVLRKIHPSADIEAKMLEIGKQSETNFSGEHIFMKKYWFPLILAFLVAFFNQLSGINAFLYYAPRIFEEAGLGESTALLSSIGIGVVNLLFTILGVFLIDKLGRKQLMFIGSIGYIISLSLVAASFFLNWRGLTVPIFLFLFIAAHAIGQGAVIWVFISEIFPNHLRASGQAFGSSTHWLLAAIIPSLIPFLFSTVGAASVFAFFAFMMVLQLLFVIFMMPETKGKSLEELSEELSPSQSREAASHL from the coding sequence ATGCAGTCAAAAATTTTAGCCTGGTCTATTACGGCCGCCCTCGCAGGATTTCTTTTTGGTTTTGACACAGTTGTAATTTCGGGAGCAGATAAAGCTCTACAAACTTTATGGGGTACTTCAGATGCCTTTCACGGTTCCGTAGTCATGGCAATGGCACTGTGGGGAACGGTGATAGGGGCCATTTTTGGAGGATTTCCTACCAACAAATTTGGAAGAAAAAATACACTAATAATTATAGGTGTTTTATATATAGTGTCTGCTGTAGGCTCGGCCCTTGCCAATGATCCTGTCTCGTTTGCAGTATTTAGGTTTGTGGGAGGATTGGGGGTAGGAGCATCTACCATCGCCGCACCCACTTATGTTTCAGAAATTGCCCCGCAAAAATATAGGGGTAGACTGGTTTCTTTGTACCAATTTAATATAGTCCTGGGAATTCTGATTGCTTTCCTATCAAACTATCTTCTGCGGAATACAGGGGAAGAGCCCTGGAGATGGATGTTGGGAGTTGAAGCTATTCCCGCAATCATTTACACCCTGTTCATTTTCATGGTGCCGCGTAGCCCCAGATGGCTTATTTCCAAATCCTGGAATGCCGAAGCTGAAAAAGTTCTTAGGAAAATTCATCCTTCCGCCGATATAGAAGCGAAAATGCTTGAAATAGGCAAACAGTCGGAAACCAATTTTTCCGGAGAACATATTTTCATGAAAAAATACTGGTTCCCGCTCATACTGGCTTTCCTGGTGGCATTTTTCAATCAACTTTCAGGAATAAATGCTTTTCTCTATTATGCCCCCCGCATTTTTGAAGAGGCGGGACTGGGTGAGAGTACCGCTTTGCTTAGTAGCATTGGTATTGGAGTTGTAAACCTGCTGTTCACAATCCTGGGAGTTTTCCTCATTGATAAATTGGGTCGAAAACAACTAATGTTTATAGGCTCAATAGGATATATTATCTCCTTATCCCTGGTGGCAGCCTCATTTTTTCTGAACTGGAGAGGACTTACTGTTCCAATTTTCCTGTTTCTTTTTATCGCAGCGCACGCCATAGGCCAGGGTGCAGTAATTTGGGTTTTTATTTCTGAAATATTCCCGAATCACCTTCGGGCCTCGGGGCAGGCATTTGGATCTTCCACACATTGGTTATTAGCGGCAATCATTCCTTCTCTCATTCCATTTCTTTTCTCAACAGTGGGAGCGGCATCAGTCTTTGCTTTTTTTGCTTTTATGATGGTCCTGCAACTGCTGTTTGTAATTTTCATGATGCCGGAGACCAAAGGAAAATCACTTGAGGAATTAAGTGAAGAACTTTCACCCTCCCAAAGCCGGGAGGCAGCCTCTCATTTATAA
- a CDS encoding HAD hydrolase-like protein produces MMRSARKYLGLEAKETIIIGDTMDTDILGGIQLGYTTILTLSGVSKKENLNDYAFKPDMIVNSVADIDLEKVLSFQSA; encoded by the coding sequence ATGATGCGATCTGCAAGAAAGTATTTGGGACTTGAAGCCAAGGAAACCATCATTATTGGCGATACTATGGATACCGATATTTTAGGAGGAATTCAATTAGGTTACACCACAATTCTCACCCTCTCAGGAGTTTCTAAAAAGGAAAACCTGAATGATTATGCTTTTAAACCTGATATGATTGTAAATTCTGTGGCAGATATTGATCTGGAAAAAGTCTTATCTTTTCAGTCAGCTTAG
- a CDS encoding carbohydrate kinase family protein, producing MEIKAVCFGEVLWDIFPDEERIGGAPLNVASRLSSWGINAEMISSIGNDKKGEEILAYLKGQKVFVQNITTDPEYPTGKVQVTLSKSGSATYEIAYPSAWDKIKLTDGMLKSVEHANAFIFGSLVCRDEVSRDTLYTLLDSATYKVLDINLRPPHYELDVLNNLMQKADFIKFNDEELFEIAEKLGSPYNSMEQNLEFISEKTNTPSICITKGSHGAVLLTEGTLYYNSGYKVKVKDTVGAGDSFLATLVAKLLQKENPQKAIDTACAVGALVASHKGANPNLTEEQIKSFMFPLEGS from the coding sequence ATGGAGATAAAGGCTGTATGCTTTGGGGAAGTACTATGGGATATTTTTCCAGATGAAGAACGAATTGGAGGTGCCCCGTTAAATGTTGCTTCCCGGCTAAGCTCCTGGGGGATCAATGCTGAAATGATCAGCAGCATAGGAAATGATAAGAAAGGAGAAGAAATTCTTGCTTATCTGAAGGGTCAGAAAGTTTTCGTTCAAAATATAACGACGGATCCGGAATATCCTACAGGTAAGGTTCAAGTTACCCTGAGTAAGAGTGGATCGGCAACTTACGAAATTGCGTATCCTTCGGCCTGGGATAAAATTAAACTCACTGATGGAATGCTAAAATCAGTTGAACACGCCAATGCTTTTATCTTTGGAAGTCTTGTTTGTCGTGATGAAGTCAGCCGTGATACCTTATATACACTTCTGGATTCTGCTACTTATAAAGTTTTAGACATAAACCTTCGGCCACCGCACTATGAGCTTGATGTTCTAAATAATTTAATGCAAAAAGCAGATTTTATTAAGTTTAACGATGAGGAATTATTTGAAATAGCCGAAAAGCTTGGCTCCCCATATAATTCCATGGAACAAAATCTTGAATTTATTTCTGAAAAAACAAATACACCTTCCATTTGTATAACAAAAGGCAGCCACGGTGCAGTATTATTAACTGAAGGAACACTGTACTACAACAGCGGTTATAAGGTGAAGGTAAAAGATACGGTTGGCGCCGGAGATTCTTTTCTTGCAACTTTAGTAGCCAAATTATTACAAAAAGAAAACCCTCAAAAAGCTATTGATACCGCCTGTGCTGTGGGAGCACTTGTTGCCAGCCATAAAGGTGCAAACCCGAATTTAACGGAGGAACAGATCAAAAGTTTTATGTTTCCGCTGGAGGGTTCTTAG
- a CDS encoding type 1 glutamine amidotransferase domain-containing protein encodes MKVLMVLTSHDELGDTGKKTGFWVEEFAAPYYVLADAGVEVTLASPKGGQPPIDPSSEKDDAQTEATKRFDSDEELKQKLANTRRLEEIEASDYDGVFYPGGHGPLWDLAVDLKSIDLIQDFYRNMKPMAFVCHAPGVLANTKSNNEPLVRGKDVTGFANSEEEAVGLTEVVPFLVEDKMNQLGANYSKGEDWSSYVRIDGKLITGQNPASSKEAAKALLKFL; translated from the coding sequence ATGAAAGTATTAATGGTGTTAACCTCTCACGATGAGCTTGGTGACACAGGTAAAAAAACCGGATTCTGGGTAGAAGAATTTGCTGCTCCCTATTATGTGCTTGCAGATGCAGGTGTGGAGGTTACTCTCGCATCTCCCAAAGGAGGACAGCCACCTATAGACCCTTCAAGTGAAAAAGATGATGCACAAACAGAAGCGACTAAACGCTTTGATTCCGACGAGGAGCTAAAACAAAAACTTGCTAACACCAGAAGGCTCGAAGAAATAGAGGCTTCCGATTATGACGGAGTTTTTTATCCGGGAGGGCACGGGCCACTTTGGGACCTTGCCGTGGATCTCAAGTCCATAGATCTTATTCAGGATTTTTATAGGAATATGAAACCAATGGCTTTCGTATGTCACGCACCGGGTGTTCTTGCAAACACGAAATCTAACAACGAGCCTCTCGTAAGAGGGAAGGACGTTACAGGATTTGCAAATTCCGAAGAAGAAGCTGTGGGGCTGACAGAGGTAGTGCCGTTCCTGGTAGAGGATAAAATGAATCAATTGGGAGCGAACTATAGCAAAGGTGAGGACTGGAGTTCTTACGTGCGCATTGATGGAAAATTGATCACGGGACAAAATCCCGCTTCTTCAAAAGAAGCTGCCAAAGCTCTTCTGAAGTTCCTTTAG
- a CDS encoding T9SS type A sorting domain-containing protein, translating into MYKVTAVAGGGCSSSGAYLPVYDPNGGFVTGGGWIYSLPGNMQGTQVAAEGKANFGFNAKYKTGKNNMTEVDGNTNFQFQAGDLHLKSLSHDDMSLVISGAKATYRGIGTVNGAGTHKFLLIAIDGDISGGGGIDKLRIKIWKSNSSVVLYDNQWISDENSNDATVLASGSIVIHKPKANNKTAEVVEKVSVTASEEPIVEILESMAVAPNPVREEARVRFSLIEDAAVVLRVFDFNGREVDRLFSGSVRAHEVKEVGFQRKNLMSGVYILKLTTDRGNSYDKQIIVE; encoded by the coding sequence GTGTACAAAGTGACTGCAGTTGCAGGAGGTGGATGTTCAAGTTCTGGTGCATACTTACCAGTTTACGATCCAAATGGTGGGTTTGTGACCGGAGGTGGTTGGATTTACTCTTTACCGGGTAATATGCAAGGTACTCAGGTAGCTGCAGAAGGAAAGGCTAACTTCGGATTTAATGCGAAGTATAAAACCGGGAAGAATAATATGACGGAGGTGGATGGAAATACAAACTTCCAGTTCCAGGCAGGAGATCTTCACTTGAAGAGCTTGTCCCACGATGATATGTCCCTTGTGATTTCAGGTGCAAAAGCAACCTATCGTGGAATTGGAACTGTAAATGGAGCGGGTACTCATAAATTCCTATTAATAGCTATTGACGGTGATATTTCCGGAGGTGGTGGAATAGATAAGCTCAGGATTAAAATCTGGAAATCCAATTCTTCAGTAGTTCTTTACGATAACCAGTGGATTTCTGATGAAAATTCCAATGACGCAACAGTCCTTGCTAGCGGCTCAATCGTCATCCACAAACCAAAAGCAAACAACAAAACCGCTGAAGTTGTAGAGAAAGTTTCTGTAACTGCAAGTGAAGAACCAATAGTCGAAATACTTGAAAGTATGGCAGTTGCTCCAAATCCAGTGAGGGAGGAGGCAAGAGTAAGATTCAGCCTTATTGAAGATGCTGCTGTGGTACTAAGGGTATTTGACTTTAACGGTAGAGAAGTAGACAGATTGTTCTCCGGTAGCGTAAGAGCTCATGAGGTAAAGGAAGTCGGTTTCCAACGTAAGAATTTGATGAGCGGGGTTTATATCCTGAAACTTACTACAGATCGTGGTAACTCTTACGACAAACAGATCATCGTTGAGTAA
- a CDS encoding MBG domain-containing protein: MGTYPGLGGTIGTTSFTTPNHSATVSVNNQSFSYTYPLTVTTLQGVNYIFISSNHSGEIEDTGSGGKNGPKFGVIGYYELACTAPSISSSKQPANQTITYGQDASFTVEASGTVDSYKWQVSKNGGVNYTDVSIETFSGYSGVTSTTLSITKPTVAMSNYRYRVVLSACDPVKTTTSSAAILTVNKKATSVVVDAQTKEYGSADPAFTGTLSGFLSADGVTAAYSRVDGETVAGGPYAISATLTPATVLGNYEITNTPGALSITKKEASVVVANKIKEYGSADPAFTGTLSGFLSADGVTAAYSRVAGETVAGGPYAITAVLSPAAVLANYEITNTAAALSIAERAITITADAMSKTYGEDDPALTYQITEGSLAYSDVFTGDLTRESGDAVGDYEIQQGTVALNSNYTLTYVPADLSIGLRSVEITADAKSKTYGDADPALTYKITDGSLAYSDVFTGDLTRESGDAVGDYEIQQGTVALNSNYTLTYVPADLTIGLRSVEITADAKNKTYGDADPALTYQITEGSLAYSDAFTGDLTRESGDVVGDYEIQQGTVALNSNYTLTYVPADLTIGLRSVEITADAKNKTYGDADPALTYQITEGSLAYSDAFTGDLTRESGDAVGDYEIQQGTVALNSNYTLTYVPADLTIGLRSVEITAEAKNKTYGDADPAFTYQITEGSLAYSDAFTGELTRVTGEDVDSYQIQQGTVTLNSNYSLTYVPADLSIGLRSVEITADAKSIFCGQKDPILTFQITSGNLVYSDTFSGELSKEAGVLAGEYEITQGTVNLSSNYLLIYIPAKLTIQGVTIDASASSNPVQLGTTATLSAQVTLSSSRSKCNIHFIRI, translated from the coding sequence TTGGGAACATACCCAGGCTTAGGTGGAACAATTGGTACTACATCCTTTACTACTCCAAATCATTCGGCAACGGTTTCCGTTAATAACCAATCCTTTTCATACACATATCCTCTAACGGTTACAACATTGCAAGGTGTAAATTATATTTTTATTTCTTCCAACCATAGTGGTGAAATAGAAGATACAGGTAGTGGGGGAAAAAATGGGCCTAAATTTGGAGTTATTGGATATTATGAATTAGCGTGTACCGCTCCTTCAATTTCTTCCTCAAAACAGCCAGCAAATCAAACTATAACTTATGGACAAGATGCCTCTTTTACAGTTGAAGCTTCTGGAACAGTTGATTCCTATAAATGGCAGGTAAGTAAAAACGGAGGCGTGAATTATACCGATGTAAGTATTGAAACATTTTCAGGTTATAGCGGTGTTACTTCCACTACTTTATCTATTACGAAGCCTACAGTTGCTATGAGTAATTACAGATATCGTGTAGTTTTATCTGCTTGTGATCCTGTAAAGACTACTACAAGTAGTGCTGCAATTTTAACGGTTAATAAGAAAGCTACTTCCGTAGTTGTAGATGCTCAGACTAAAGAATATGGTTCTGCTGATCCGGCTTTCACCGGAACTCTTTCAGGTTTCCTTTCTGCTGATGGAGTTACTGCTGCTTACAGTCGTGTAGATGGAGAGACTGTTGCTGGAGGTCCATACGCAATCAGTGCAACTTTAACTCCTGCTACTGTACTTGGAAATTACGAGATCACTAACACTCCTGGAGCACTAAGCATTACTAAGAAAGAAGCTTCGGTAGTTGTTGCTAATAAGATTAAAGAATACGGTTCTGCTGATCCGGCTTTCACCGGAACTCTTTCAGGTTTCCTTTCTGCTGATGGAGTTACTGCTGCTTACAGTCGTGTAGCTGGAGAGACTGTTGCTGGAGGTCCATACGCAATTACCGCAGTTTTAAGTCCTGCTGCTGTTCTTGCTAACTATGAGATTACTAACACCGCTGCTGCTCTTTCTATTGCTGAAAGAGCAATCACCATCACAGCTGATGCAATGAGCAAAACATACGGAGAGGATGATCCTGCACTTACTTATCAGATTACAGAAGGAAGTTTAGCTTACAGCGATGTTTTCACTGGTGATTTGACCAGGGAGTCCGGAGACGCTGTTGGTGACTATGAGATCCAGCAGGGGACTGTTGCGTTGAACAGTAACTATACTTTGACCTATGTACCAGCAGATCTTTCTATCGGACTGCGTTCTGTTGAGATCACTGCTGATGCAAAGAGCAAGACTTACGGAGATGCTGATCCAGCACTTACTTACAAGATCACCGATGGAAGTTTAGCTTACAGCGATGTTTTCACTGGTGATTTGACCAGGGAGTCCGGAGACGCTGTTGGTGACTATGAGATCCAGCAGGGGACTGTTGCGTTGAACAGTAACTATACTTTGACCTATGTGCCAGCAGATCTTACCATCGGACTACGTTCTGTTGAGATCACTGCTGATGCAAAGAACAAAACTTACGGAGATGCTGATCCAGCACTAACTTACCAGATCACCGAAGGAAGTTTAGCTTACAGCGATGCTTTCACTGGTGATTTGACCAGGGAGTCAGGAGACGTTGTTGGTGACTATGAGATCCAGCAGGGGACTGTTGCGTTGAACAGTAACTATACTTTGACCTATGTACCAGCAGACCTTACCATCGGACTACGTTCTGTTGAGATCACTGCTGATGCAAAGAACAAAACTTATGGAGATGCTGATCCAGCACTTACCTACCAGATCACCGAAGGAAGTTTAGCTTACAGCGATGCTTTCACTGGTGATTTGACCAGGGAGTCCGGAGACGCTGTTGGTGACTATGAGATCCAGCAGGGAACTGTTGCTTTGAACAGCAACTATACTTTGACCTATGTACCAGCAGATCTTACCATCGGACTACGTTCTGTTGAGATCACTGCTGAAGCAAAGAACAAAACTTATGGAGATGCTGATCCTGCATTTACTTACCAGATCACAGAAGGAAGTTTAGCTTACAGCGATGCTTTCACTGGTGAGTTAACAAGAGTGACCGGAGAAGATGTTGATAGTTACCAGATCCAGCAGGGAACTGTTACTTTGAACAGCAACTATTCTTTGACCTATGTACCAGCAGATCTTTCTATCGGACTACGTTCTGTTGAGATCACTGCTGATGCAAAAAGTATTTTCTGTGGTCAGAAGGATCCCATACTAACTTTCCAAATAACAAGTGGAAACTTAGTATATAGTGATACATTTTCTGGAGAATTATCAAAAGAAGCAGGAGTACTTGCTGGTGAATATGAAATTACGCAGGGTACCGTTAATTTAAGCAGCAACTATTTACTTATTTATATTCCGGCAAAATTAACTATTCAGGGAGTAACCATCGATGCCAGTGCAAGCAGTAACCCCGTTCAACTTGGAACAACAGCAACGCTTTCAGCGCAGGTAACACTAAGCAGTAGCAGGAGTAAGTGTAACATTCACTTTATCAGAATATAA
- a CDS encoding IS110 family transposase, translating to MNTVQFCVGIDVSKDSLECSYGLYSEFGELQFSKVQKFTNDLKGFKKLLEWLKKKKDPAEIFFVMEATGVYYENLAYWLQERDFYLSVVLPNKVNYFAKSHNIKTKTDSVDAKLLCRMGLERKLDHWEIPSLQMRTLKILTRDYRSLKAKLTMTKNQLHAKDNSHKCPPTVGKRLKQQIQLLEKQISQVESEIKLVVRKDSILDERIRKMETIPGVGFMTIACILGETNAFALVRNSKQLVSYCGFDIQHRQSGLYAGKTTISKKGNSFIRSALYMPALSSLQHNPNLKIFYNRLSEKKSIKKIAVTAVARKLLVLIYTIWKNGSEYNPDYLFSD from the coding sequence ATGAATACAGTACAATTTTGTGTGGGAATTGATGTATCAAAAGATTCCCTTGAATGCTCCTATGGTTTGTATTCCGAATTCGGTGAATTACAATTTTCTAAGGTGCAGAAGTTTACAAATGACCTTAAAGGTTTTAAAAAACTACTGGAATGGTTGAAGAAGAAAAAAGATCCTGCAGAAATTTTTTTTGTGATGGAAGCCACTGGTGTCTATTATGAAAATTTGGCTTATTGGCTTCAAGAGAGGGATTTTTACTTATCGGTAGTACTTCCCAACAAAGTAAACTACTTTGCCAAGAGCCATAACATAAAGACAAAGACCGATAGTGTGGATGCTAAGCTTTTGTGCAGGATGGGCTTGGAAAGGAAATTGGATCATTGGGAAATTCCCTCCCTTCAAATGAGAACTTTAAAGATCCTAACAAGGGATTACCGTAGCCTTAAGGCCAAACTTACTATGACCAAAAATCAACTGCATGCAAAGGACAATTCTCATAAATGTCCCCCCACAGTTGGTAAGAGACTTAAACAACAAATCCAATTACTGGAAAAGCAGATTTCACAGGTGGAATCTGAGATCAAGCTAGTTGTTAGAAAAGATAGCATTCTGGACGAACGGATCAGAAAGATGGAGACCATACCAGGAGTAGGGTTCATGACCATCGCTTGTATTTTGGGCGAGACGAATGCTTTTGCGCTCGTACGCAATTCCAAACAATTGGTAAGCTATTGTGGATTTGACATACAGCATCGGCAGTCAGGTCTTTACGCTGGAAAGACGACCATAAGTAAAAAGGGGAACAGTTTTATAAGATCTGCACTCTATATGCCCGCATTATCTTCCCTACAACATAATCCAAACCTGAAAATATTCTATAATCGCTTGTCAGAGAAGAAATCCATAAAAAAGATTGCAGTGACTGCAGTGGCAAGAAAACTACTAGTGCTTATCTATACGATTTGGAAAAATGGATCAGAGTATAATCCAGATTATTTATTTTCAGATTAG
- a CDS encoding ROK family protein, giving the protein MWDKKFKDGVADDYFSTRWFVQRYNQLSGKEGINGVKEIVAANDRYTQEVFKEFSENLGEFLAPYVHGFNPDILIIGGNIAKAHELFLPAVLENFESANFNLTMKIIENTEEAGIVGSSYLFHPDFWSRLKKELPRSL; this is encoded by the coding sequence TTGTGGGACAAAAAGTTTAAAGATGGAGTTGCAGATGATTATTTCTCCACCCGCTGGTTTGTTCAAAGGTATAATCAGCTTTCGGGAAAAGAAGGAATTAACGGAGTTAAAGAAATAGTAGCTGCAAATGATAGATATACCCAAGAGGTATTTAAAGAATTTTCGGAAAATTTGGGTGAATTTTTAGCTCCTTATGTCCATGGATTTAATCCGGATATTTTAATTATCGGCGGAAATATTGCTAAAGCACACGAGTTGTTTTTACCTGCTGTTCTGGAAAACTTTGAGTCGGCCAATTTTAACCTGACTATGAAGATAATTGAAAATACTGAAGAAGCCGGAATAGTGGGTTCTTCCTATTTATTCCATCCCGATTTTTGGTCTAGGTTGAAAAAAGAGCTTCCACGTTCATTGTAA
- a CDS encoding ROK family protein, translated as MKINKTRPVTIGVDIGGSHVSCAALNHETYKPIPGSLFTGKVDSKASKDSILRQWSEVINKVLLKVENEEISGIGIAMPGPFNYDRGIALFKTNDKYETLYNVSIVQELPKFITLPQLPIRFLNDASSFGIGGGLQYNLGANTRIIALTLGTRFWSSFY; from the coding sequence TTGAAAATTAATAAAACCAGGCCTGTCACAATTGGAGTAGACATTGGAGGAAGCCATGTTAGTTGTGCGGCATTAAATCATGAAACTTATAAACCTATCCCCGGAAGCCTTTTTACCGGAAAGGTAGACAGCAAAGCTTCGAAAGATTCAATATTAAGGCAATGGAGTGAAGTGATTAACAAGGTATTGCTAAAAGTTGAGAATGAAGAAATCTCAGGAATAGGAATTGCTATGCCCGGTCCATTTAATTACGATCGGGGCATAGCTTTGTTCAAAACCAATGACAAGTATGAAACCCTGTACAATGTTTCCATTGTTCAGGAGCTCCCTAAATTTATTACCCTACCACAATTGCCAATTAGGTTTTTAAATGATGCCTCCTCTTTTGGAATAGGAGGAGGTCTTCAATATAATTTAGGTGCTAATACACGCATTATTGCCTTAACATTGGGGACTAGGTTTTGGAGCAGCTTTTATTGA
- a CDS encoding RagB/SusD family nutrient uptake outer membrane protein, protein MKIMDMWGNVPIVTQVGVPQNPETQDRVEVFNYIETELLENVEKLQPLSPQLLGRVSKAAGYAMLSELYLNAEVWLGEPRYQESITYSDKVINGEGGGLNGEIRLDPDVNGPFNNENHLSPENVFQFPFSRLNDFGYNWSSFYMGFSNMSEALNVSYSGWNAFVVIPSAFDKYSENDLRKDEWFLFGPQYKFGTDQPILGTEELRGQPLVYVNNIRRNTEGQTGEGSMADGEENSGARFNKYKSGTIDDLNYLENDFVIYRLTEMYFNKAEALMRMNGGVATAEAVELINSSKQRYFSGADWENAKYTTATLTLDELLEERGREFIFEGKRRTDLIRFGEFVTGSWWDHTPSGSEHLTIYPIPLRQVQTNPNLVQNPGY, encoded by the coding sequence ATGAAGATAATGGACATGTGGGGAAATGTTCCTATTGTGACTCAGGTGGGTGTTCCTCAAAATCCTGAGACTCAGGACAGGGTAGAAGTATTTAATTATATCGAAACCGAATTACTGGAGAACGTTGAGAAATTACAGCCGCTATCTCCTCAATTATTGGGTAGAGTATCTAAAGCTGCAGGATATGCTATGCTGTCTGAGCTTTATCTTAATGCCGAAGTTTGGTTAGGAGAGCCGCGTTATCAGGAAAGTATTACCTATTCTGATAAAGTAATTAATGGTGAAGGTGGTGGACTAAATGGAGAAATTCGTCTTGATCCTGATGTAAATGGACCTTTTAATAATGAAAATCATTTGTCACCAGAGAATGTTTTCCAGTTTCCGTTCAGTAGGTTGAATGACTTTGGGTATAACTGGAGTTCATTTTATATGGGCTTTTCAAACATGTCTGAAGCACTTAATGTTAGTTATTCTGGCTGGAATGCTTTTGTTGTTATTCCTTCAGCTTTCGATAAGTATAGCGAAAATGATTTAAGAAAAGATGAATGGTTTCTTTTTGGACCTCAATACAAATTTGGTACTGATCAACCAATTTTAGGTACAGAAGAATTAAGAGGTCAGCCATTGGTGTATGTGAATAACATCAGAAGGAATACTGAGGGACAAACAGGAGAAGGAAGCATGGCAGATGGAGAAGAGAACAGCGGAGCTCGTTTTAACAAATACAAATCTGGCACTATAGATGATCTCAACTACCTTGAAAATGATTTTGTTATCTACCGTCTTACTGAAATGTATTTCAACAAAGCTGAGGCATTAATGAGAATGAATGGTGGAGTTGCTACTGCCGAGGCTGTTGAGTTAATAAACAGCAGTAAGCAAAGATATTTCTCTGGTGCAGATTGGGAGAATGCAAAATATACAACTGCCACTCTTACTCTTGACGAATTACTTGAAGAGAGAGGTCGTGAATTTATCTTTGAAGGAAAACGTAGAACAGATCTTATCCGTTTCGGCGAATTTGTGACTGGCAGCTGGTGGGATCACACTCCAAGCGGAAGTGAGCATCTTACTATTTATCCTATTCCGTTGAGGCAGGTTCAAACTAACCCGAACCTGGTACAAAACCCCGGTTACTAA